One window of Burkholderia cepacia GG4 genomic DNA carries:
- a CDS encoding porin — protein sequence MKKRFLLAGMMSVMVHGYAHAQSSVTLYGIIDGGITYVNNTGGAHAYLFDDGVSYGNRVGLMGTEDLGGGNKAVFKLESGFRLGTGRLNQGGAMFGRQAYVGLGNDWGTLTFGNQYDFAFDFTAAYNVSAFGSGYGVHLGDFDRQSGDRLQNAVKFVSNSFHGLVVGGMYSFSNDAGSFHDGSAWSVGASYTHGDFSAGGNYTRLNAPRGLAALDPYAQMGVRTMLGQTVATVDPATGAVTDLHDSTPFAIDSQSIFGIGASYTLGKLTLNADFSNTTFKGYGQSSTMRVYEAGGVYQATVPLSLVAGYQYTTFEGHHWHEVALGAHYALSKRTDVYAAVDWMRASNGVDAVIGYSFAPSTSRTQAAARIGMRHNF from the coding sequence ATGAAGAAGCGCTTCCTGCTGGCCGGCATGATGTCGGTGATGGTCCACGGCTACGCCCATGCCCAGAGCAGCGTCACGCTGTACGGGATCATCGACGGCGGCATCACCTACGTGAACAACACGGGCGGTGCACATGCGTACCTGTTCGACGACGGCGTGTCGTACGGCAACCGCGTCGGCCTGATGGGCACCGAGGATCTCGGCGGCGGCAACAAGGCGGTGTTCAAGCTCGAGAGCGGTTTCCGGCTCGGCACCGGTCGGCTGAACCAGGGCGGCGCGATGTTCGGGCGGCAGGCCTACGTCGGGCTCGGCAACGACTGGGGCACGCTGACGTTCGGCAACCAGTACGACTTCGCGTTCGACTTCACGGCCGCGTACAACGTCAGCGCGTTCGGCAGCGGCTACGGCGTGCACCTCGGCGATTTCGACCGCCAGAGCGGCGACCGGCTGCAGAACGCGGTGAAATTCGTCAGCAACAGCTTCCACGGGCTCGTGGTCGGCGGCATGTATTCGTTCAGCAACGACGCGGGCAGCTTCCACGACGGCAGCGCATGGAGCGTGGGCGCAAGCTATACGCACGGCGATTTCTCGGCGGGCGGCAACTACACGCGGCTCAATGCACCGCGCGGGCTCGCGGCGCTCGATCCGTATGCGCAGATGGGCGTGAGGACGATGCTCGGGCAGACGGTCGCGACGGTCGATCCGGCGACGGGCGCCGTCACTGACCTGCACGACTCGACGCCGTTCGCGATCGACTCGCAATCGATCTTCGGGATCGGCGCCTCGTACACGCTCGGCAAGCTGACGCTCAACGCGGACTTCAGCAACACGACGTTCAAGGGTTACGGGCAATCGTCGACGATGCGCGTGTACGAGGCGGGCGGCGTGTACCAGGCGACCGTGCCGCTGTCGCTCGTCGCGGGCTACCAGTACACGACGTTCGAAGGCCATCACTGGCACGAAGTCGCGCTCGGCGCGCATTACGCGCTGTCGAAGCGCACCGACGTGTATGCGGCGGTCGACTGGATGCGCGCGTCGAACGGCGTCGACGCGGTGATTGGCTACAGCTTCGCGCCGTCGACGAGCCGCACCCAGGCCGCCGCGCGCATCGGCATGCGGCATAATTTCTGA
- a CDS encoding thioesterase family protein produces the protein MTTHLSPAAEPRLRSAYEGQKSRPYDPGAPIATPLALHRCTVQPEWVDYNGHMSESCYLLVFGDSSDAFFRYFGIDDGYREAGCSIYSAETHIRHLREAMLGEPLRLTVRLLDVDDRRLHVFHSMHHATTGAQLATGEQLLTHVDMRAKRSTPFPDAIRRHLDAIHAEHARAPREPHAGRAIAIRRAAPASSASSASSASR, from the coding sequence ATGACGACCCATCTCAGCCCCGCCGCCGAGCCGCGCCTGCGCTCGGCCTACGAAGGACAGAAGTCGCGCCCGTACGATCCCGGCGCGCCGATCGCGACGCCGCTCGCACTGCATCGCTGCACCGTGCAGCCCGAGTGGGTCGACTACAACGGCCACATGAGCGAATCGTGCTACCTGCTCGTGTTCGGCGACAGCAGCGACGCGTTCTTCCGCTACTTCGGCATCGACGACGGCTATCGCGAAGCCGGCTGCTCGATCTATTCCGCGGAAACGCACATCCGCCACCTGCGCGAAGCGATGCTCGGCGAGCCGCTGCGGCTCACGGTCAGGCTGCTCGACGTGGACGACCGCAGGTTGCACGTATTCCATTCGATGCATCACGCGACGACCGGCGCGCAGCTCGCGACCGGCGAACAGCTGCTGACCCACGTGGACATGCGCGCGAAGCGCTCGACGCCGTTCCCCGATGCAATCCGCCGGCATCTGGACGCGATTCACGCCGAACATGCGCGCGCGCCACGCGAGCCACACGCGGGCCGCGCGATCGCGATCCGCCGCGCTGCCCCTGCTTCTTCCGCTTCTTCCGCTTCTTCCGCTTCCCGCTGA
- a CDS encoding aldehyde dehydrogenase yields the protein MQTHDDWRSRAGQLDIDSRAFVDGAFRDAHDGATFTCTSPIDGRVLAQVAHCRQADADLAVAAARRAFERGTWRDASPRERKRVLLRWAALIREHADDLALLETLDTGKPIGDTTTIDIPSTAYCAEWFAEAIDKTGGEVAPADAHLVGLVTREPIGVVAAVVPWNFPAMIAMWKCAPALAAGNSVVLKPSEKSPLSALRLAALAAQAGLPAGVLNVLPGFGDAGEALARHPDVDCIAFTGSTAVGHQVARCAADSNLKRVWLELGGKSPQIVLPDCPDLERAARTVAHAVFYNTGQMCTAGSRLLVHRAIRDALVARVLAIAPEYAPSDPLSPDTRMGSLIDAAQVERVLGYVDAGRDEATLITGGKRARTASGGQYVEPTVFDCPRADARIVREEIFGPVLAVTAFDDLDTAVALANDTRYGLAASVWTANLTTAHETARRLRAGTVWVNGYEETDDMNFPFGGFKESGNGRDNSLHALEKYTELKSTVIRLR from the coding sequence ATGCAGACGCACGACGACTGGCGCAGCCGCGCCGGCCAGCTCGACATCGATTCCCGCGCATTCGTCGACGGCGCGTTCCGCGACGCGCACGACGGTGCCACCTTCACATGCACGAGCCCGATCGACGGCCGCGTGCTCGCGCAGGTCGCACATTGCCGTCAGGCCGACGCCGACCTCGCGGTCGCGGCCGCGCGGCGCGCTTTCGAACGCGGCACGTGGCGCGACGCGTCGCCGCGCGAACGCAAGCGCGTGCTGCTGCGCTGGGCCGCGCTGATCCGCGAACACGCGGACGATCTCGCGCTGCTCGAAACGCTCGACACCGGCAAGCCGATCGGCGATACGACCACGATCGACATTCCGTCCACCGCGTACTGCGCCGAGTGGTTCGCCGAGGCGATCGACAAGACCGGTGGCGAAGTCGCGCCAGCGGACGCGCATCTCGTCGGGCTCGTCACACGCGAGCCGATCGGCGTGGTCGCGGCGGTCGTTCCGTGGAATTTCCCCGCGATGATCGCGATGTGGAAATGCGCGCCCGCGCTCGCGGCCGGCAACAGCGTCGTACTGAAGCCGTCCGAGAAATCGCCGCTCAGTGCATTGCGGCTCGCGGCGCTGGCCGCGCAGGCCGGGCTGCCGGCCGGCGTGCTGAACGTGCTGCCGGGCTTCGGCGACGCGGGCGAAGCACTCGCGCGGCATCCGGACGTCGACTGCATCGCGTTTACCGGCTCGACCGCGGTCGGCCACCAGGTCGCGCGCTGCGCGGCCGATTCGAACCTGAAGCGCGTGTGGCTCGAGCTCGGCGGCAAGTCGCCGCAGATCGTGCTGCCCGACTGCCCCGATCTCGAACGCGCGGCGCGCACCGTCGCGCATGCGGTGTTCTACAACACCGGGCAGATGTGCACGGCCGGCTCGCGGCTGCTCGTCCATCGCGCGATTCGTGACGCACTCGTCGCGCGCGTGCTCGCGATCGCGCCCGAGTACGCACCCAGCGATCCGCTGTCGCCCGACACCCGGATGGGCAGCCTGATCGATGCCGCGCAGGTCGAGCGCGTGCTCGGCTACGTCGACGCCGGCCGCGACGAAGCGACGCTGATCACGGGCGGCAAGCGCGCGCGCACTGCCAGCGGCGGCCAGTACGTCGAGCCGACCGTGTTCGACTGTCCGCGTGCCGATGCGCGGATCGTGCGCGAGGAGATTTTCGGGCCCGTGCTCGCGGTCACGGCATTCGACGATCTGGATACGGCCGTCGCGCTCGCGAACGACACGCGCTACGGGCTCGCGGCCTCGGTGTGGACGGCAAACCTGACGACCGCGCATGAAACCGCGCGCCGGCTGCGGGCCGGTACGGTGTGGGTGAACGGTTACGAGGAAACCGACGACATGAACTTCCCGTTCGGCGGCTTCAAGGAGTCGGGCAACGGGCGCGACAACTCGCTGCATGCGCTGGAGAAATACACGGAGTTGAAGTCGACGGTGATTCGGTTGCGGTGA
- a CDS encoding alpha/beta hydrolase: protein MTDVLPLTTDSESGLQYRLRPAAGRPAGRLLLLHGVGGNETNLLNLAGTIDPRIEIAFVRGPLTFGPNQHAWFPVRFGPNGPEIDAARADASRVQLIALLRALSARDASSENPALPAVIAGFSQGGIMSASVALTAPADVAAFAVLCGRILPEIDPLIAPRDALSPLHGLVMHGRFDDKLPVAWATTADAKLTALGVTHDTRLYDAGHGLTAEMAGDFSRWVGARAGLN from the coding sequence ATGACCGACGTCCTGCCGCTGACCACCGACTCCGAATCCGGCCTTCAGTACCGGCTGCGCCCGGCCGCCGGCCGCCCCGCGGGCCGCCTGTTGTTGCTGCACGGCGTCGGCGGCAACGAAACCAACCTGCTGAACCTGGCCGGCACGATCGATCCCCGCATCGAAATCGCATTCGTGCGCGGCCCGCTGACGTTCGGCCCGAACCAGCACGCGTGGTTTCCGGTGCGCTTCGGCCCGAACGGCCCGGAAATCGATGCGGCCCGCGCGGATGCGAGCCGCGTGCAGCTGATCGCGCTGCTGCGTGCGTTGAGCGCCCGCGACGCGTCGAGCGAAAACCCCGCATTGCCGGCCGTGATCGCCGGCTTCAGCCAGGGCGGCATCATGAGCGCGAGTGTCGCGCTCACGGCACCGGCTGACGTCGCCGCGTTCGCGGTGCTGTGCGGGCGCATCCTGCCCGAGATCGATCCGCTGATCGCGCCGCGGGATGCATTGAGCCCGCTGCACGGGCTGGTGATGCACGGCCGCTTCGACGACAAGCTGCCGGTCGCGTGGGCCACCACGGCCGACGCGAAGCTGACGGCGCTCGGCGTCACGCACGATACGCGGCTCTACGACGCCGGCCACGGGCTCACGGCCGAGATGGCCGGCGACTTCAGCCGCTGGGTCGGCGCACGCGCCGGGTTGAACTGA
- a CDS encoding amino acid permease, which produces MKHASERPADTAGGADSRHADRDAMFASHEAGYAKHLKPRHVQMIAMGGAIGTGLFLGAGGRLQSAGPALAVVYLVCGVFAFLIMRALGELVMHRPTSGAFVSYAREFMGERASFVAGWMYYLNWATTGIVDITAVAIYMKYWAVFSDVPQWVFALGALGIVSVMNMIGVKVFGEMEFWFSIVKVGTLALFLAVGAVFLASGHPVAGQLPGLHLVADHGGIFPHGILPAVLIVQGVVFAYASIELVGVAAGETADARKVLPKAINSVMWRIALFYVGSVVLLTMLLPWTAYSAHESPFVTFFGKLGVPYVGTVMNVVVLTAALSSLNSGLYSTGRVLRSLAMGGSAPRFVSRMNARGVPYGGILVTVAVNAIGVPLNYIVPAQAFEIVLNMASLGIITTWGFIVMCQILFRRAVNRGELSPVSFRMPGAPFTSWLTLGFLVTVLVLMAFDYPGGTWTVGMIPVVVLALVVGWKLAKRGAAREAAAAAAPIGADPASNV; this is translated from the coding sequence ATGAAGCACGCCAGCGAGCGCCCGGCCGATACGGCCGGCGGCGCGGATTCCCGTCATGCCGACCGCGATGCGATGTTCGCGTCGCACGAAGCCGGCTATGCGAAGCATCTGAAACCCCGCCACGTGCAGATGATCGCGATGGGCGGTGCGATCGGCACCGGTCTTTTTCTCGGCGCGGGCGGCCGCCTGCAGAGCGCGGGGCCTGCGCTGGCCGTCGTATATCTCGTGTGCGGCGTGTTCGCGTTCCTGATCATGCGCGCGCTCGGCGAGCTCGTGATGCACCGGCCGACCAGCGGCGCGTTCGTGTCGTACGCGCGGGAGTTCATGGGCGAGCGCGCGTCGTTCGTCGCGGGCTGGATGTACTACCTGAACTGGGCGACCACCGGCATCGTCGACATCACCGCGGTCGCGATCTACATGAAGTACTGGGCCGTGTTCTCGGACGTGCCGCAGTGGGTGTTCGCGCTCGGCGCGCTGGGGATCGTGTCGGTGATGAACATGATCGGCGTGAAGGTGTTCGGCGAGATGGAGTTCTGGTTCTCGATCGTCAAGGTGGGGACGCTCGCGTTGTTCCTCGCGGTCGGCGCGGTGTTTCTCGCGAGCGGTCATCCGGTCGCCGGCCAGCTGCCGGGGCTGCACCTGGTCGCGGATCATGGCGGGATCTTTCCGCACGGCATCCTGCCGGCGGTGCTGATCGTGCAGGGCGTCGTGTTCGCGTACGCGAGCATCGAGCTCGTCGGCGTCGCGGCGGGCGAGACCGCCGATGCGCGCAAGGTGCTGCCGAAGGCGATCAACAGCGTGATGTGGCGTATCGCGCTGTTCTACGTGGGCTCGGTCGTGCTGCTGACGATGCTGCTGCCGTGGACCGCCTACAGTGCGCACGAAAGCCCGTTCGTCACGTTCTTCGGCAAGCTCGGCGTGCCGTACGTCGGCACGGTGATGAACGTCGTGGTGCTGACCGCCGCGCTGTCGAGCCTGAACTCCGGCCTCTATTCGACCGGGCGCGTGCTGCGTTCGCTCGCGATGGGCGGCTCGGCGCCGCGCTTCGTGTCGCGGATGAACGCGCGCGGCGTGCCGTACGGCGGGATCCTGGTCACGGTCGCGGTCAATGCGATCGGCGTGCCGTTGAACTACATCGTGCCGGCGCAGGCGTTCGAGATCGTGCTGAACATGGCGTCGCTCGGGATCATCACGACCTGGGGCTTCATCGTGATGTGCCAGATCCTGTTCCGCCGCGCGGTCAATCGCGGCGAGCTGAGCCCGGTGTCGTTCCGGATGCCGGGCGCGCCGTTCACGTCGTGGCTCACGCTCGGGTTTCTCGTCACCGTGCTGGTGCTGATGGCGTTCGACTACCCGGGCGGCACGTGGACCGTCGGGATGATTCCGGTGGTCGTGCTCGCGCTGGTGGTCGGCTGGAAGCTGGCGAAGCGCGGCGCCGCGCGTGAAGCGGCCGCCGCCGCCGCGCCGATCGGCGCCGATCCGGCGAGCAACGTCTGA
- the aspA gene encoding aspartate ammonia-lyase: MTENGFRVEADLLGKRSIPDSAYYGVHTLRAKENFDISGRTIASLPYLVMALAAVKEAAADANCELGLLPRAYRDAIAAACVEIREGRLHDQFVVDIIQGGAGTSTNMNANEVICNRALELMGHARGQYEYLHPNEHVNLAQSTNDVYPTAIRIATCFAVEHLLEAMARLRDAFAEKADAFAGFLKLGRTQLQDAVPMTLGQEFSTYAVMVTEDIARLQEAGLLMREINLGATAIGTGITAHPQYAEQALAALRRITGLDLSTAPNLIEATQDCGAFVQISGVLKRIAVKLSKICNDLRLLSSGPRAGFGEINLPPVQAGSSIMPGKVNPVIPEVVNQVAFEVFGNDLTVTFAAEAGQLQLNAFEPVIASALFRSFSHLTAACTTLAGRCVSGITANPERLRDTMERSVALATALNPYIGYKRATAVAAEAHESGKSIREVVLAHQLMTDAQLDEALQPEALIRPRAY; the protein is encoded by the coding sequence ATGACGGAAAACGGCTTCCGCGTCGAAGCAGATCTTTTAGGGAAACGAAGCATTCCGGATTCGGCGTACTACGGCGTCCATACGCTGCGCGCGAAGGAGAACTTCGACATTTCGGGGCGCACGATCGCGTCGCTGCCGTACCTGGTCATGGCGCTCGCGGCCGTGAAGGAAGCCGCGGCCGATGCGAACTGCGAGCTCGGGCTGCTGCCGCGCGCGTATCGCGACGCGATCGCCGCCGCGTGTGTCGAGATCCGCGAAGGCCGGCTGCACGACCAGTTCGTGGTGGACATCATCCAGGGCGGGGCCGGCACGTCGACCAACATGAACGCGAACGAGGTGATCTGCAACCGCGCGCTCGAACTCATGGGGCATGCCCGCGGGCAGTACGAATACCTGCATCCCAACGAGCACGTGAATCTCGCGCAGAGCACGAACGACGTCTATCCGACCGCGATCCGGATCGCGACCTGCTTCGCGGTCGAACACCTGCTCGAGGCGATGGCGCGCCTGCGCGATGCGTTCGCGGAGAAGGCCGACGCGTTCGCGGGCTTCCTGAAGCTCGGCCGCACGCAGTTGCAGGACGCTGTGCCGATGACGCTCGGCCAGGAGTTCTCGACCTACGCGGTGATGGTGACGGAGGACATCGCGCGCCTGCAGGAAGCCGGCTTGCTGATGCGCGAGATCAATCTCGGCGCGACCGCGATCGGCACCGGCATCACTGCGCATCCGCAGTACGCGGAGCAGGCGCTGGCCGCACTGCGCCGCATCACCGGGCTCGACCTGAGCACCGCGCCGAACCTGATCGAAGCGACGCAGGATTGCGGCGCGTTCGTGCAGATCTCGGGCGTGCTGAAGCGGATCGCGGTCAAGCTGTCGAAGATCTGCAACGACCTGCGGCTGCTGTCGAGCGGCCCGCGCGCGGGCTTCGGCGAGATCAACCTGCCGCCGGTGCAGGCCGGCTCGTCGATCATGCCGGGCAAGGTGAACCCGGTGATTCCGGAAGTCGTGAACCAGGTCGCGTTCGAGGTGTTCGGCAACGACCTGACGGTGACCTTCGCCGCCGAGGCCGGGCAGCTGCAGCTCAACGCGTTCGAGCCGGTGATCGCGAGCGCGCTGTTCCGCAGCTTCAGCCACCTGACGGCCGCGTGCACGACGCTCGCGGGCCGCTGCGTGAGCGGCATCACCGCGAACCCCGAGCGGCTGCGCGACACGATGGAGCGTTCGGTCGCGCTCGCCACTGCGCTGAACCCGTACATCGGTTACAAGCGCGCGACCGCGGTGGCCGCCGAGGCGCACGAGAGCGGCAAGTCGATCCGCGAGGTCGTGCTGGCTCACCAGTTGATGACCGACGCGCAACTGGACGAGGCGCTGCAGCCCGAAGCGCTGATCCGCCCGCGCGCGTACTGA
- a CDS encoding LysR family transcriptional regulator, translating to MKTAARDTGIDHLGAMRAFVRVVDMGSFSAVAKEMHVSTSTVARKITAIEEALGVALLHRSTHSVTLTEAGHIYLERAVTLIADLDDTLRVVAELNARPSGPLKLTAPVAFGRRHLAPLIAPFLARYPTIQLDVRLTDNHNDLVAGGFDLDIHEGENYLDNLVVHRLSRNDSILCATPGYLDRCGRPATPDDLQRHNCLRYVHPEGDPRWELVAGDARHSVLPAGNLVTDHSELLLEATCAGLGIAEFEIWLVRDLLASGRLEAVLPRYRLQNKLTGEFIYIAYLANRRSSAKLRVLKDFLAEHLADIGELSEAELTKIRSAGA from the coding sequence ATGAAAACAGCAGCGAGAGACACCGGCATCGATCACCTCGGTGCGATGCGCGCGTTCGTGCGAGTCGTCGACATGGGGAGTTTTTCCGCGGTCGCGAAGGAGATGCACGTATCGACGTCGACCGTCGCGCGCAAGATCACGGCGATCGAGGAGGCGCTGGGCGTGGCGTTGCTGCATCGCTCGACGCACAGCGTGACGCTGACCGAGGCCGGCCACATCTACCTGGAGCGCGCGGTCACGCTGATCGCCGATCTCGACGACACGCTGCGCGTCGTCGCCGAGCTCAATGCGCGGCCGAGCGGGCCGCTCAAGCTCACCGCGCCGGTCGCGTTCGGTCGCCGCCATCTCGCGCCGCTGATCGCGCCGTTTCTCGCGCGCTACCCGACGATCCAGCTCGACGTGCGGCTCACCGACAACCACAACGATCTCGTCGCCGGCGGGTTCGACCTCGACATTCACGAGGGCGAGAACTATCTGGACAACCTCGTCGTCCACCGGCTATCGCGCAACGACAGCATCCTGTGCGCGACGCCCGGCTATCTCGATCGTTGCGGGCGCCCCGCGACGCCTGATGACCTGCAGCGGCACAACTGCCTGCGCTACGTGCATCCGGAAGGCGATCCGCGCTGGGAACTCGTGGCCGGCGACGCACGGCATAGCGTGCTGCCGGCCGGCAACCTCGTCACCGATCACTCGGAGCTGCTGCTCGAGGCGACCTGCGCGGGGCTCGGCATCGCCGAGTTCGAGATCTGGCTGGTGCGCGACCTGCTCGCGAGCGGCCGGCTCGAGGCCGTGCTGCCGCGCTACCGGTTGCAGAACAAGCTGACCGGCGAGTTCATCTATATCGCGTATCTGGCGAACCGGCGCAGTTCGGCGAAGCTGCGCGTGCTGAAAGACTTTCTCGCGGAGCATCTCGCGGACATCGGCGAGTTGTCGGAAGCAGAGCTGACGAAGATTCGCAGCGCGGGCGCATAG
- a CDS encoding asparaginase: MDTQRAAVVTYRGNAIENTHGADVAVVDAGGRLLFRFGDPFRMTLARSAAKPAQALSVIETGAPERFGFDDADIALMCASHSSEERHIARTRAMLSKVDAQESDLRCGGHAPLSDAVYRSWIKRDYTPTGVCSNCSGKHVGMLAGARAIGAAIADYHLPDHPMQVRVKQVVADACGLRDDEVDWAIDGCNLPTPAFSLDRLARLYASLADGADTVEASGAAVSDRVRALARIHHAMTAHPELVAGEGRYCTELMNAFEGQVVGKLGADACYGIGVRASARTRQLGADGALGISVKIGDGNIDVLYMVVSELLERLQIGTAAQRARLAAFHRPRMLNTQGVEIGRATFPFELQPA, encoded by the coding sequence ATGGACACCCAACGCGCAGCGGTCGTGACGTACCGCGGCAATGCGATCGAGAACACGCACGGCGCCGATGTGGCGGTGGTGGATGCCGGCGGCAGGCTGTTGTTCCGGTTCGGCGATCCGTTCCGGATGACGCTCGCGCGCTCGGCGGCGAAGCCGGCCCAGGCGCTGTCCGTGATCGAGACCGGCGCGCCCGAGCGGTTCGGCTTCGACGACGCGGACATCGCGCTGATGTGCGCGTCGCACAGCAGCGAGGAGCGGCACATCGCGCGCACGCGGGCGATGCTGTCCAAGGTCGACGCGCAGGAGTCGGATTTGCGGTGCGGCGGCCATGCGCCGTTGTCCGACGCGGTGTACCGGTCCTGGATCAAGCGCGACTACACGCCGACCGGCGTCTGCAGCAACTGTTCGGGCAAGCATGTCGGGATGCTGGCCGGCGCGCGGGCGATCGGCGCCGCGATCGCCGACTACCATCTGCCGGACCATCCGATGCAGGTGCGCGTGAAGCAGGTGGTCGCGGATGCGTGCGGCCTGCGCGACGACGAGGTCGACTGGGCGATCGACGGCTGCAACCTGCCGACGCCGGCGTTCTCGCTCGATCGCCTCGCGCGTCTTTATGCGTCGCTGGCTGACGGCGCGGATACGGTGGAAGCCAGCGGTGCAGCGGTCAGCGACCGCGTGCGTGCGCTGGCGCGCATCCACCATGCGATGACGGCCCATCCGGAGCTGGTGGCCGGGGAAGGGCGCTACTGCACGGAGTTGATGAACGCATTCGAAGGGCAGGTCGTCGGCAAGCTCGGCGCGGATGCGTGCTACGGGATCGGCGTGCGCGCATCGGCGCGCACGCGGCAACTCGGCGCCGACGGTGCGCTCGGCATCTCGGTGAAGATCGGGGACGGCAACATCGACGTGCTGTACATGGTGGTCAGCGAACTGCTCGAGCGGCTGCAGATCGGCACCGCCGCGCAGCGCGCGCGGCTGGCCGCGTTCCATCGGCCGCGGATGCTGAACACGCAGGGTGTCGAGATCGGCCGCGCGACGTTCCCGTTCGAATTGCAGCCGGCCTGA